In Nitrobacteraceae bacterium AZCC 1564, the following proteins share a genomic window:
- a CDS encoding peptide/nickel transport system substrate-binding protein (product_source=KO:K02035; cath_funfam=3.10.105.10,3.40.190.10; cleavage_site_network=SignalP-noTM; cog=COG0747; ko=KO:K02035; pfam=PF00496; superfamily=53850) has product MSSTWSLRSQSLKTSFLRCAFSLALAASVVVPGVRAASAADGGTLVIASTQVPRHFNGAVQSGVATALPSTQIFASPLRYDENWNPKPYLAKSWEVAPDGLSVTLHLVDNAVFHDGKPVTSEDVAFSIMTIKKNHPFQSMLAPVEKVDTPDKLTAIIRLKHPHPALLLAMSPALMPILPKHVYDDGQDIKSHPANLKPVGSGPYRLTEYKQGEFYTLEKFDKFFIPGRPKLDKIVVKLVSDSKAAMVSLERGDVNALPFISNVRDIARLEKMPNVVVTDKGYAGVGPINWLAFNTKKKPLDDVRVRQAIAYAANREFIVGKLMGGKPKVATSPIAPGSPLDEPGVEMYKLDLAKSQKLLDEAGYTKKPDGSRMTLTIDYIPGDEEQQRNVAEYLRSQLKQVGINLEVRAAPDFPTWAQRISNYDFDLTMDVVFNWGDPVIGVNRTYLTSNIHKGVIWSNTQQYSNPKVDELLKAAAEETSPEKRKALYSEFQKIVVSDVPIYYVNATPYRNVFSKGLSGLPTTIWGMMSPLDELYWETPPKT; this is encoded by the coding sequence ATGTCTTCGACTTGGTCATTGCGATCACAATCGCTGAAAACGTCGTTTCTAAGATGTGCCTTTAGCCTCGCCCTTGCCGCGAGCGTCGTCGTGCCCGGTGTGAGGGCAGCCTCTGCGGCCGATGGCGGCACGTTGGTCATCGCGTCGACGCAGGTGCCACGCCACTTCAACGGCGCCGTGCAATCCGGTGTTGCGACTGCACTGCCGAGCACGCAGATCTTTGCCAGCCCGCTGCGCTATGATGAGAACTGGAATCCGAAGCCGTATCTCGCCAAGTCTTGGGAAGTGGCACCTGACGGGCTGTCGGTGACGCTGCATCTGGTCGATAACGCCGTGTTCCACGACGGAAAGCCGGTGACATCGGAGGATGTGGCTTTCTCGATCATGACCATCAAAAAGAACCATCCGTTCCAGAGTATGCTGGCCCCCGTCGAAAAGGTGGATACGCCAGATAAGCTGACGGCGATCATCCGCCTCAAGCATCCACATCCGGCGCTCTTGCTGGCAATGTCGCCGGCGCTGATGCCGATTCTGCCGAAGCACGTCTATGATGACGGCCAGGACATCAAGTCTCATCCGGCCAATCTGAAGCCGGTCGGCTCAGGTCCCTATCGCTTGACCGAATACAAGCAGGGCGAATTTTACACGTTGGAGAAATTCGACAAGTTCTTCATTCCCGGCAGGCCGAAGCTCGACAAGATCGTCGTCAAGCTAGTCTCGGACTCGAAGGCGGCCATGGTCTCGCTTGAACGCGGCGACGTCAACGCGTTGCCTTTCATCTCGAATGTTCGTGACATCGCACGCCTCGAGAAGATGCCGAACGTGGTCGTTACCGACAAAGGCTATGCCGGTGTCGGTCCCATCAACTGGCTGGCCTTCAACACCAAGAAAAAGCCGCTCGATGATGTGCGCGTCCGTCAGGCCATCGCGTACGCAGCCAATCGCGAATTCATCGTCGGCAAACTGATGGGCGGCAAGCCGAAGGTTGCCACCAGTCCGATCGCTCCAGGATCGCCGCTCGATGAACCTGGCGTCGAAATGTACAAGCTCGATCTCGCCAAGTCGCAAAAGCTGCTTGATGAGGCCGGTTACACCAAGAAGCCCGACGGCTCGCGGATGACGCTGACCATCGACTACATTCCCGGTGACGAAGAGCAACAACGTAACGTCGCCGAATATCTTCGCTCACAGCTCAAGCAGGTCGGCATCAACCTGGAAGTCCGCGCAGCTCCCGACTTCCCCACTTGGGCGCAGCGCATTTCGAACTACGACTTCGACCTGACCATGGACGTGGTCTTCAACTGGGGCGATCCCGTCATCGGCGTCAATCGCACCTATCTCACCAGCAATATCCACAAGGGCGTTATCTGGTCAAACACCCAGCAATACAGCAACCCGAAGGTCGACGAACTCCTGAAAGCAGCCGCGGAAGAAACATCGCCTGAAAAGCGAAAGGCTCTCTACTCAGAGTTCCAAAAGATCGTCGTATCGGACGTGCCGATCTATTACGTCAACGCAACCCCGTATCGGAACGTGTTCAGCAAAGGTCTGAGTGGTCTGCCGACAACAATCTGGGGCATGATGTCGCCACTCGACGAACTGTATTGGGAAACCCCGCCGAAGACCTGA
- a CDS encoding peptide/nickel transport system permease protein (product_source=KO:K02033; cath_funfam=1.10.3720.10; cog=COG0601; ko=KO:K02033; pfam=PF00528,PF19300; superfamily=161098; transmembrane_helix_parts=Inside_1_11,TMhelix_12_34,Outside_35_100,TMhelix_101_123,Inside_124_143,TMhelix_144_166,Outside_167_180,TMhelix_181_203,Inside_204_248,TMhelix_249_271,Outside_272_290,TMhelix_291_313,Inside_314_326) — translation MNLALHLLRQVANAIGLLLAVLVLNFCLIHAAPGDPAMVIAGEMGGASADVMAALRVKYGLDKSLIEQLITYIGKVATGDFGYSYYFNEPVLGLIVQRIPATLYLVLSALAISVLIGTLLGVISARKPNGLFSQSVTVLSLAGYAAPVFWTGLMLLLLFGSVWPILPVTGMTDVARPTTGFAHLLDVLQHLVLPATTLALVYIAQYSRLARVNMIDALTADYVRTARAKGLPEIIVIGKHALRNTLIPIVTVAGLQFGHLFAGAVLVETVFSWPGMGRLVFDSILRRDYPTLLAVLFFSAVLVMAANILTDLVYRLVDPRIRSGAR, via the coding sequence ATGAATCTCGCTCTTCACCTCCTCCGGCAGGTGGCCAATGCCATTGGCCTCTTGCTTGCCGTGCTGGTTCTCAATTTCTGCTTGATCCATGCCGCGCCCGGCGATCCTGCCATGGTAATCGCCGGCGAGATGGGCGGCGCATCGGCCGACGTGATGGCCGCCCTGCGGGTGAAGTACGGCCTCGACAAGAGCCTGATCGAACAGCTCATCACTTATATCGGCAAGGTCGCCACCGGCGACTTTGGCTATTCCTATTATTTCAACGAGCCCGTGCTCGGGCTGATCGTCCAGCGAATTCCCGCAACGCTTTACCTCGTGCTGTCGGCGCTTGCGATTTCGGTTTTGATCGGAACGCTGCTTGGCGTGATCAGCGCCCGGAAGCCGAACGGGCTGTTCAGCCAGAGCGTGACAGTGTTGTCGCTCGCCGGTTACGCGGCGCCCGTGTTCTGGACCGGCCTGATGTTGCTGTTGCTGTTCGGATCAGTGTGGCCGATCCTACCCGTCACCGGCATGACCGATGTTGCGCGGCCGACGACCGGCTTTGCGCATCTCCTTGACGTGCTGCAGCATCTCGTTCTGCCGGCAACCACGCTGGCACTGGTCTACATCGCGCAATATAGCCGGCTCGCCCGCGTCAACATGATCGATGCGCTGACAGCGGACTATGTCCGTACGGCACGCGCCAAAGGCCTTCCAGAGATCATTGTTATCGGCAAGCACGCGCTGCGCAACACGCTGATCCCGATCGTCACCGTCGCCGGCTTGCAGTTCGGTCACCTGTTCGCTGGCGCGGTTCTGGTCGAGACGGTGTTCAGCTGGCCGGGCATGGGACGGCTGGTGTTCGACTCCATCCTGCGCCGCGACTACCCGACCCTACTTGCAGTCTTATTCTTCTCTGCGGTCCTCGTAATGGCGGCGAATATTCTCACCGATCTGGTCTATCGCCTGGTCGATCCACGCATTCGTTCGGGGGCGCGATGA
- a CDS encoding peptide/nickel transport system permease protein (product_source=KO:K02034; cath_funfam=1.10.3720.10; cog=COG1173; ko=KO:K02034; pfam=PF00528,PF12911; superfamily=161098; transmembrane_helix_parts=Inside_1_38,TMhelix_39_61,Outside_62_102,TMhelix_103_125,Inside_126_145,TMhelix_146_168,Outside_169_219,TMhelix_220_242,Inside_243_262,TMhelix_263_285,Outside_286_300), whose protein sequence is MTAIETTMIKTDKAALPARAGASPSMVALRQFARSPSGVIGAIVLLLLVLFTLFGAHVYAVDSLDIVGAPFTPPGEDALLGTDYLGRDILAGLISGGRATMTVGSVAAVITIVIGVTIGSLAGFFGGPIDTALTKITEFFQILPPLLFAMVLVTLFGQTLTIVTIAIGVVSWPSAARLTRAEFLRLRNLDFVKASRAAGAGNGHLILRVILPNALPPIIVSATLAIGVAILFEGGLSFLGLGDPNTMSWGLMLGQNRNYVLDAWWAVTFPGAAIFIAVLAISLIGDGINDAINPRLRKRG, encoded by the coding sequence ATGACGGCGATCGAAACCACCATGATCAAAACGGACAAAGCCGCGCTTCCGGCACGCGCCGGCGCTTCGCCATCGATGGTCGCGCTGCGCCAATTCGCTCGCAGCCCGTCCGGCGTTATCGGTGCGATCGTGCTGCTGCTTCTCGTCCTATTTACTTTGTTCGGAGCGCACGTCTATGCGGTCGACTCGCTCGACATTGTCGGAGCTCCCTTCACGCCGCCAGGCGAAGATGCCTTGCTTGGCACCGATTATCTTGGGCGCGATATCCTTGCGGGCCTGATCAGCGGCGGGCGTGCGACGATGACAGTCGGCAGCGTGGCGGCGGTGATCACCATCGTGATCGGCGTTACCATCGGTTCGCTGGCAGGCTTCTTCGGTGGCCCCATCGATACAGCGCTCACGAAGATCACCGAATTCTTTCAGATCCTGCCTCCACTGCTGTTCGCGATGGTGCTGGTCACGTTGTTCGGACAGACCCTCACCATTGTAACGATTGCCATCGGCGTCGTCAGCTGGCCGTCTGCAGCGCGGTTGACCCGCGCGGAATTTCTGCGCCTGCGCAACCTCGATTTCGTCAAGGCCTCGCGCGCAGCCGGTGCCGGCAATGGCCATCTCATCCTGCGCGTGATCTTGCCGAACGCGCTGCCGCCGATCATCGTTTCGGCGACGCTCGCCATCGGCGTCGCAATCCTGTTCGAGGGCGGCCTCAGCTTCCTCGGGCTTGGCGATCCCAACACGATGAGCTGGGGCCTGATGCTCGGGCAGAATCGCAACTACGTTCTCGACGCCTGGTGGGCGGTGACCTTTCCGGGCGCAGCGATCTTCATCGCGGTGCTTGCCATCAGCCTGATCGGTGACGGAATCAACGATGCCATCAATCCGCGCCTGCGAAAGCGAGGCTGA
- a CDS encoding peptide/nickel transport system ATP-binding protein (product_source=KO:K02031; cath_funfam=3.40.50.300; cog=COG0444; ko=KO:K02031; pfam=PF00005,PF08352; smart=SM00382; superfamily=52540; tigrfam=TIGR01727) produces the protein MTPVLSVQNLSVSINGTNGSVPVLENLSFDVARGKTMALVGESGCGKSMTALAIMQLLPEGFRVTSGSIRLDGKDVLSASPRELRSLRGNQMSMIFQEPMTALNPLYTVGDQIGEVLRQHRGLSRRDATEQAISFLKAVQIPAAEQRVNAYPHQLSGGMRQRVMIAMALACKPKLLIADEPTTALDVTVQAQIFDLLSELQDETETAIVLITHDLGAVAELADDVAVLYAGRCIEQGAAHEVISHARHPYTRGLMACVPHLQLGRANGLGAAILDEIPGMVPPLGARGPDCAFLPRCAFAGEVCRSQPQPPLDRVDNAAAVSCWRHQEIAP, from the coding sequence ATGACACCTGTTCTCTCGGTTCAGAATCTCAGCGTGTCGATCAACGGCACAAACGGCAGTGTCCCGGTGCTTGAAAATCTGTCGTTCGATGTCGCCCGCGGCAAGACGATGGCCCTGGTGGGAGAATCCGGCTGCGGCAAGAGCATGACCGCACTCGCCATCATGCAGCTATTGCCAGAGGGCTTTCGAGTGACCTCCGGCAGCATTCGTCTGGATGGCAAGGACGTGCTGTCTGCGTCGCCCAGAGAGCTGCGCAGCTTGCGCGGCAATCAAATGTCGATGATCTTCCAGGAGCCGATGACGGCCCTCAATCCGCTTTATACGGTCGGCGACCAAATCGGAGAAGTTTTACGCCAGCACCGCGGGCTGAGCCGCCGCGATGCGACCGAACAAGCGATCAGCTTCCTTAAGGCCGTGCAGATTCCGGCCGCCGAGCAGCGCGTCAATGCCTATCCGCATCAGCTCTCGGGCGGCATGCGGCAGCGCGTGATGATCGCGATGGCGCTCGCCTGCAAGCCAAAGCTCCTCATCGCTGACGAACCAACCACTGCTCTCGATGTCACCGTGCAGGCGCAGATTTTCGATCTCCTGAGCGAGCTACAGGACGAGACCGAAACCGCCATCGTCCTGATCACTCACGATCTCGGCGCCGTCGCAGAGCTCGCCGACGATGTCGCTGTGCTCTATGCCGGCCGATGCATCGAGCAAGGAGCCGCCCATGAAGTCATTTCCCATGCGCGCCATCCCTACACCCGCGGCCTGATGGCCTGCGTGCCGCATCTGCAGCTTGGACGAGCGAACGGCCTCGGCGCAGCCATCCTCGACGAAATTCCCGGAATGGTGCCGCCGCTCGGCGCACGAGGACCTGATTGCGCCTTCCTGCCGCGATGCGCTTTTGCCGGCGAAGTCTGCCGCTCGCAACCACAGCCCCCACTCGATCGCGTCGACAACGCCGCCGCGGTGTCGTGCTGGCGACATCAGGAGATTGCGCCGTGA
- a CDS encoding peptide/nickel transport system ATP-binding protein (product_source=KO:K02032; cath_funfam=3.40.50.300; cog=COG4608; ko=KO:K02032; pfam=PF00005,PF08352; smart=SM00382; superfamily=52540; tigrfam=TIGR01727), producing MSDGLNILAESASREVLLDVHDLVVHFPAGRRSVFSAPSKVHAVDGVSFRVRRGTTFGIVGESGSGKSTTAQAVMRLIPMTSGHIMFGGENIADYHGERLRLARSKFQIVFQDPFSALDPRRRAGDLIREPLDLLGIGSPREREARVRQLLAEVGLPPQAADLFPHQFSGGQRQRLCIARALAPEPDLIVCDEAVSALDVAIQAQILNLLKKLQRERGLTYIFISHDLGVIQHFCDEIAVMYLGKIVEQAPAEVFFSAPSHPYSWSLIAAAAPPGPLRDRLKKDYLVKGDPPSPVDPPPGCRFAQRCPFAVEQCRKELPMLQIRAHEHFVACHRIDEIDLPNFASS from the coding sequence GTGAGTGACGGTTTGAACATCCTCGCTGAATCAGCGTCGCGCGAAGTCTTGCTCGACGTCCACGACCTCGTGGTGCATTTCCCGGCAGGGCGACGCAGCGTGTTCAGTGCGCCATCGAAGGTTCACGCGGTCGATGGTGTGAGCTTTCGCGTGCGGCGCGGCACCACTTTCGGCATCGTGGGCGAGAGCGGCTCGGGCAAATCGACCACCGCCCAGGCCGTAATGCGGCTGATCCCGATGACATCAGGCCACATCATGTTCGGCGGCGAGAACATCGCCGACTATCATGGCGAAAGACTGCGGCTCGCGCGGAGCAAATTCCAGATCGTGTTTCAGGATCCGTTTTCGGCTCTCGACCCCCGGCGTCGCGCCGGCGACCTGATCCGCGAGCCGCTCGATCTCCTCGGCATCGGCTCGCCGCGCGAGCGCGAGGCCCGTGTGCGGCAATTGCTTGCCGAAGTCGGTCTTCCGCCGCAGGCCGCCGATCTGTTCCCGCATCAATTTTCCGGCGGCCAACGGCAACGTCTCTGTATCGCACGAGCCCTTGCACCGGAACCAGATCTGATCGTCTGCGACGAAGCCGTATCTGCGCTCGACGTTGCCATTCAAGCGCAGATCCTGAACCTGTTGAAGAAATTACAGCGCGAACGCGGGCTCACCTACATCTTCATCTCGCATGATCTCGGTGTGATTCAGCATTTCTGCGACGAAATCGCGGTGATGTATCTCGGCAAGATTGTTGAACAAGCGCCTGCTGAAGTGTTCTTTTCGGCGCCATCACATCCCTATAGCTGGTCGCTGATTGCAGCAGCAGCGCCACCTGGCCCGCTGCGAGATCGTCTGAAGAAAGACTATCTGGTTAAAGGCGACCCGCCGAGCCCGGTTGATCCGCCACCCGGCTGCCGCTTTGCGCAGCGCTGTCCGTTCGCTGTTGAACAATGCCGCAAAGAACTGCCTATGCTGCAAATCCGCGCGCACGAGCACTTCGTCGCCTGCCATCGCATCGACGAGATCGACCTGCCGAATTTTGCATCATCGTAA
- a CDS encoding choline dehydrogenase (product_source=KO:K00108; cath_funfam=3.50.50.60; cog=COG2303; ko=KO:K00108; pfam=PF00732,PF05199; superfamily=51905): MSETFDYIIVGGGTAGCVLANRLTASGRHSVLLLEAGGEARSMWTTIPAGFSKLLTNPDYNWRFKTEPEEATYNRVISVPRGKGLGGSTLINGMIYVRGQRQDYDGWAQRGCTGWGFDDVLPYFAKLENFDGAGNASQQSDGPLPLTTVAERPVIAEAFIAAAEAAGHLRNPNYNGEQQDGFGYYQVNQRNGRRMSAFDAYLKPVMNRKNLSVRTRAHVLRIDLDGGRAKGITARVGSQETRFRARREVILAAGAAQTPQLLELSGVGDPAILKSLDIPVRHALPGVGANYIDHYCTRMNWRVKLPVTLNEQTRGWRLALSIAQYFAMRKGILTLGTGLAHGFVRTRPGLEGPDVQYFFMHASYANAAERILDRLPGMTLGVTQLRPESRGTIHAVSPDPMAAPSIRPNFLATEEDRRVMVDGMKIARHIIEQAPMDQFREMELAPGANCQTDDDWLEFARRDGQTIYHICGTCRMGTDDKAVTDPQLRVRGIQGLRVVDASVMPTIVSGNTQAAVFMIAEKAADIILKEMS; the protein is encoded by the coding sequence ATGAGTGAGACTTTCGATTACATCATCGTCGGTGGCGGAACCGCAGGCTGCGTGCTTGCAAATCGTCTTACGGCATCAGGTCGTCATTCCGTGCTCTTGCTCGAAGCGGGCGGCGAAGCACGCAGCATGTGGACTACAATTCCGGCAGGCTTCAGCAAGTTGCTGACCAATCCGGACTACAATTGGCGCTTCAAGACCGAGCCTGAAGAAGCAACCTATAACCGCGTCATTTCCGTGCCGCGCGGCAAAGGCTTGGGCGGTTCCACGCTCATCAACGGCATGATCTATGTGCGTGGCCAGCGACAGGATTACGATGGTTGGGCACAACGCGGCTGCACCGGCTGGGGCTTCGACGATGTGCTTCCATATTTCGCGAAACTCGAGAATTTCGATGGAGCAGGCAATGCCTCCCAGCAGAGTGACGGCCCGCTGCCGTTGACGACGGTGGCGGAGCGTCCGGTCATCGCGGAGGCCTTCATCGCCGCTGCCGAGGCTGCGGGACATCTACGAAATCCGAACTACAACGGCGAGCAGCAGGACGGCTTCGGCTATTATCAGGTCAATCAGCGCAATGGCCGGCGCATGAGTGCTTTTGACGCCTACCTCAAGCCGGTCATGAATCGGAAGAATCTCTCAGTACGGACGCGTGCGCACGTGCTGCGTATCGATCTGGATGGTGGCCGGGCAAAAGGTATCACGGCCCGTGTGGGCAGTCAGGAAACACGTTTTCGCGCAAGACGCGAAGTGATCCTGGCCGCCGGTGCTGCTCAGACACCGCAGCTTCTCGAACTCTCAGGGGTTGGCGATCCTGCGATTCTCAAGTCGCTCGATATCCCTGTCCGGCATGCGCTCCCGGGCGTGGGCGCGAACTACATCGATCATTACTGCACGCGCATGAACTGGCGGGTCAAACTGCCGGTCACTCTCAATGAGCAGACACGAGGCTGGCGGCTGGCGCTGTCCATTGCGCAGTACTTCGCCATGCGGAAGGGAATTCTGACGCTTGGCACGGGACTGGCGCATGGTTTCGTCCGCACGCGTCCCGGCCTCGAAGGTCCCGATGTGCAATACTTCTTTATGCACGCAAGCTACGCGAATGCTGCCGAGCGCATTCTTGATCGGCTTCCCGGTATGACCCTCGGCGTCACGCAGTTGCGCCCAGAGTCCCGCGGTACAATCCACGCGGTATCGCCTGATCCGATGGCTGCGCCGTCGATCCGTCCGAATTTTCTTGCAACGGAGGAAGATCGTCGCGTCATGGTCGATGGCATGAAGATCGCGCGCCATATCATCGAGCAGGCGCCGATGGATCAATTTCGCGAAATGGAACTGGCACCTGGCGCGAACTGTCAAACCGACGACGATTGGCTGGAATTTGCGCGAAGGGACGGGCAGACCATCTACCACATCTGCGGCACCTGCCGGATGGGGACGGACGACAAAGCAGTGACCGATCCGCAACTCCGTGTTCGCGGCATTCAAGGTCTTCGCGTTGTTGATGCCTCGGTCATGCCGACCATTGTGTCAGGGAACACGCAGGCCGCCGTCTTCATGATTGCTGAAAAAGCCGCAGACATTATCCTCAAAGAGATGTCTTGA
- a CDS encoding shikimate dehydrogenase (product_source=KO:K00014; cath_funfam=3.40.50.10860,3.40.50.720; cog=COG0169; ko=KO:K00014; pfam=PF01488,PF08501; superfamily=51735,53223; tigrfam=TIGR00507) — MDVGSSASDSIRAVTGHTRIFGILADPIYHVKTPEVMNALFKRHGVDGVLIPFHVAPDGLAAMVDGLRKMQNFGGFIATVPHKPAMLALCDEVTPEAKQIGAVNCVRREADGRMVGTMLDGIGFVEALRATGADPKGMRAYVAGAGGAASAIAFALAAARVSHLTIANRTATKASELVDRLHAVFPSITASTDAGAVRDHDLIVNGTSLGMKPSDAQPLDFSLIESRQIVAEAIMEPEMTPLLKAAEAKGCRIQRGKPMLESQIVLMAKHMGGL, encoded by the coding sequence ATGGACGTGGGATCCTCTGCGAGTGACAGCATCCGCGCGGTGACAGGCCACACGCGCATCTTTGGCATCCTCGCCGACCCGATCTACCACGTGAAGACGCCGGAAGTGATGAATGCGCTGTTTAAGCGTCACGGCGTCGATGGCGTGCTGATCCCGTTTCATGTTGCGCCCGACGGGCTCGCAGCGATGGTGGATGGCTTGCGCAAGATGCAGAACTTCGGCGGCTTCATCGCAACCGTTCCACACAAGCCCGCCATGCTCGCACTTTGCGACGAGGTCACGCCGGAGGCGAAGCAGATCGGTGCAGTCAATTGCGTCCGGCGGGAAGCGGATGGGCGAATGGTCGGTACCATGCTGGACGGGATCGGGTTTGTGGAAGCGCTGCGTGCGACAGGTGCTGATCCGAAAGGTATGCGTGCCTATGTCGCTGGTGCCGGCGGTGCTGCAAGCGCGATAGCTTTTGCGCTTGCTGCTGCACGTGTCAGCCATCTGACCATTGCCAATCGTACGGCAACGAAAGCAAGCGAACTGGTGGACAGGCTGCATGCTGTCTTTCCGTCCATCACCGCGTCGACCGATGCGGGCGCGGTCAGGGATCATGATCTCATAGTCAACGGGACATCGCTCGGCATGAAGCCGAGCGATGCGCAACCACTCGACTTCTCCCTGATCGAGAGCCGCCAGATCGTTGCGGAAGCGATCATGGAGCCAGAAATGACTCCCTTGCTGAAGGCGGCGGAGGCGAAGGGGTGCCGTATCCAGCGCGGCAAGCCGATGCTGGAATCCCAGATCGTCCTGATGGCGAAACATATGGGCGGACTGTGA
- a CDS encoding 3-oxoacyl-[acyl-carrier protein] reductase (product_source=KO:K00059; cath_funfam=3.40.50.720; cog=COG1028; ko=KO:K00059; pfam=PF13561; superfamily=51735), whose protein sequence is MSVREVNPVNMAQRPSHSGRRVLVTGAGRGIGRTIALGFAARGATVGVADVTQESVDGVVSEIKAMGRGSALPLVLDVSDYAAVEAGLARAAETMGGPFDTVINNAGISPKHNGVAHKVWEMSPAEWQQVVAVNLNGPFNTIRALTPSMREAKRGWIVNMSSVAGKTYSPIVACHYAATKSALIGFTKHLAAELGPYGIRVNALAPGRIETPMVRGVAGSVNEEQVKLTPMARLGAPEEVADVAIYLTSPESSFVTGQTIDVAGGLYMT, encoded by the coding sequence ATGTCAGTCAGAGAAGTGAATCCCGTGAACATGGCCCAGCGGCCAAGCCACAGCGGTCGCCGCGTCCTCGTCACCGGCGCAGGCCGCGGAATTGGCCGCACCATTGCGCTTGGCTTCGCGGCCCGCGGCGCCACTGTCGGTGTTGCCGATGTGACGCAGGAAAGCGTCGACGGCGTGGTTTCTGAAATCAAAGCCATGGGGCGCGGCAGCGCGCTGCCTCTGGTGCTCGATGTGTCGGACTATGCCGCGGTGGAAGCCGGACTCGCAAGAGCTGCAGAGACGATGGGTGGTCCGTTCGATACCGTGATCAACAATGCTGGCATTTCGCCCAAGCACAACGGTGTGGCTCATAAGGTCTGGGAGATGTCGCCGGCTGAATGGCAGCAAGTGGTCGCGGTTAATCTCAACGGACCATTCAACACCATCCGTGCGCTCACGCCGTCGATGCGTGAAGCCAAGCGCGGCTGGATCGTCAATATGTCCTCCGTCGCCGGCAAGACTTACTCGCCGATCGTGGCCTGTCACTATGCGGCGACGAAATCGGCGCTGATTGGCTTCACCAAGCATCTGGCTGCTGAGCTTGGTCCGTATGGCATTCGCGTGAACGCGCTCGCCCCTGGCCGCATCGAGACGCCCATGGTTCGTGGCGTCGCTGGCTCAGTCAACGAAGAACAGGTGAAGCTCACCCCGATGGCTCGTCTTGGCGCTCCGGAAGAGGTTGCCGACGTTGCGATTTACCTCACCTCGCCGGAATCGAGCTTCGTCACAGGACAGACGATCGACGTTGCCGGCGGTCTCTACATGACCTGA
- a CDS encoding branched-chain amino acid transport system ATP-binding protein (product_source=KO:K01996; cath_funfam=3.40.50.300; cog=COG0410; ko=KO:K01996; pfam=PF00005; smart=SM00382; superfamily=52540) — protein sequence MLKLEGIDAGYGATTILHNVSLEVQAGEVVTIVGANGAGKTTTLRTIAGLIRPTAGRVFFEEQDVTRLEAHEIVELGITLIPEGRQLFPEMTVRENLLMGAYRKAARDLQDQTLEEMMNLFPRVKERLDQNAGSLSGGEQQMVAIARGMMARPKLLMFDEPSLGLAPIIVSQVFEVIDTIVKTGTTVLIVEQNVFHTLKAADRGYVLENGEIVLSDKAEALLNNDHVRQAYLGI from the coding sequence ATGCTCAAGCTTGAGGGCATCGACGCCGGTTATGGTGCAACCACTATCCTCCATAATGTCTCGCTCGAGGTTCAGGCGGGGGAGGTGGTTACGATCGTCGGCGCCAACGGGGCCGGAAAAACAACGACCTTGAGAACAATCGCCGGGCTTATACGCCCAACGGCAGGGCGGGTCTTCTTTGAGGAGCAAGACGTTACCCGGCTGGAGGCTCACGAGATCGTCGAGCTCGGCATCACCCTGATTCCAGAAGGGCGCCAGCTCTTCCCGGAAATGACGGTGCGTGAAAACCTGCTGATGGGCGCGTACCGAAAAGCGGCACGCGATCTTCAGGATCAGACTCTCGAAGAGATGATGAACCTGTTTCCACGGGTCAAAGAGCGCCTGGATCAGAATGCCGGCTCATTGTCAGGTGGTGAGCAGCAGATGGTTGCGATCGCGCGCGGCATGATGGCACGGCCGAAGCTGCTGATGTTCGATGAGCCGTCGCTTGGTCTTGCTCCGATCATCGTGTCACAGGTCTTCGAAGTGATCGATACGATCGTCAAGACAGGGACGACCGTGCTGATCGTCGAGCAGAACGTGTTTCACACCTTGAAGGCCGCGGACCGCGGCTATGTGCTGGAAAATGGCGAGATCGTGCTATCCGACAAGGCGGAAGCACTGCTCAACAACGATCACGTCCGCCAAGCTTATTTGGGAATTTGA